In a genomic window of Larus michahellis unplaced genomic scaffold, bLarMic1.1 SCAFFOLD_621, whole genome shotgun sequence:
- the LOC141737460 gene encoding LOW QUALITY PROTEIN: zinc finger and BTB domain-containing protein 12-like (The sequence of the model RefSeq protein was modified relative to this genomic sequence to represent the inferred CDS: inserted 1 base in 1 codon; deleted 1 base in 1 codon), with the protein MSSCAEVLRFQLPGHEAAALRSMNRLRAEERFCDVTIVARSLRFRGHRVILAACSPFLRDQFLLNPAAELRVSLAHSARVLADLLLSCYTGALEFAGRDLVNYLTAASYLQMEHVVERCRGALARFIQPPPAAAAPPQPPLPPQPPKPEEEEEEEDEEDAAPDVCIVKVEPAXGGGIGIGGGGGGEEEERRAGRAWPEGAAAPPHQAPPLGVVKACYSLAEDAEGEGVLIFPGGGGGTTEEPGGSNPPLPPPSASALTPPASALTPPAAALTTPAAAAASSSAASSSSSSSSSSSSARCGKCGEGFQGVEKLVFHMRAQHFVFMCPRCGKQFNHSSNLNRHMNVHRGVKSHGCGVCGKSFTQKSTLHDHMNLHSGERPYRCSYCDVRFAHKPAIRRHLKEQHGKTTAENVLEASVAEINVMVR; encoded by the exons atGTCCTCCTGCGCCGAGGTGCTGCGTTTCCAGCTGCCGGGCCACGAGGCGGCCGCCCTGCGGAGCATGAACCGCCTGCGGGCCGAGGAGCGTTTCTGCGACGTCACCATCGTGGCCCGCAGCCTGCGCTTCCGCGGCCACCGCGTCATCCTGGCCGCCTGCTCCCCTTTCCTGCGCGACCAGTTCCTCCTCAACCCGGCGGCCGAGCTGCGGGTCTCGCTGGCCCACAGCGCCCGGGTGCTGGCcgacctcctcctctcctgctacACGGGCGCCCTGGAATTCGCCGGCCGCGACCTGGTGAATTATCTCACCGCCGCCAGCTACTTGCAGATGGAGCACGTGGTGGAACGTTGCCGGGGGGCCCTGGCCCGCTTCAtccagccccccccggccgccgccgccccccctcaacccccgctccccccccaaccccccaagcccgaggaggaagaggaggaagaggacgaAGAAGACGCCGCCCCCGACGTCTGCATCGTCAAGGTGgaaccgg gcggcggcggcatcggcatcggcggcggcggcggcggcgaggaggaggag aggagggcggggcGGGCGTGGCCGGAgggcgcggccgccccgccccaccAAGCCCCGCCCTTGGGGGTGGTCAAGGCCTGTTACAGCTTGGCCGAGGACGCCGAAGGCGAGGGGGTCCTCATcttccccggcggcggcggggggacgaCGGAGGAGCCGGGGGGCTCCAACCCGCCTCTACCCCCGCCCTCGGCCTCGGCTTTGACCCCGCCCGCCTCGGCCTTgaccccgcccgccgccgccttgacgacgccggcggcggcggcggcatcgtCATCGGCGgcgtcttcctcttcctcttcctcctcctcctcttcctcggcgCGGTGCGGGAAGTGCGGGGAAGGCTTCCAAGGGGTGGAGAAGTTGGTGTTCCACATGCGGGCCCAACACTTCGTCTTCATGTGCCCCCGCTGCGGCAAACAGTTCAACCACAGCTCCAACCTCAACCGCCACATGAACGTCCACCGGGGCGTCAAATCCCACGGCTGCGGCGTCTGCGGCAAGAGCTTCACCCAAAAATCCACCCTCCACGACCACATGAACCTCCACAGCGGCGAACGGCCCTACCGCTGCTCCTACTGCGACGTCCGCTTCGCCCACAAACCCGCCATCCGCCGTCACCTCAAGGAACAGCACGGCAAGACCACGGCCGAGAACGTCTTGGAGGCCAGCGTGGCCGAGATCAACGTCATGGTGCGCtga